One window from the genome of Kryptolebias marmoratus isolate JLee-2015 linkage group LG1, ASM164957v2, whole genome shotgun sequence encodes:
- the LOC108234531 gene encoding arrestin domain-containing protein 3 produces MTVKHFSVEYDRLHEQGTYSPGDVLSGKVTVVTSKEIKVQSFLVRAKGKAKVTWNEQEGQPPAVHSDKKKYFFFKHIILQDKNKGDGSEIMGPGTNVYPFSFVIPNRDMPSSYKGKWGEITYSLRAHLTQSIWLVHKTKTEFPFLTKSEFPFASKSEMIIIGLKEQQSATRISFAASGKVTMTVTSEKMGLKQGEAMGVFVEVLNESARSVTPKFYVCEKQTFVAQSKKRVHTKDILFGTGDSVPAESSRSTTKVLIIPQHLPATFFNCCMMKLEYRIKVTLDVPPVRGQEIRLPLVILKGSPKPRQQKPKRSIWFRKLPG; encoded by the exons ATGACTGTGAAGCATTTCTCTGTGGAGTACGACAGATTGCACGAACAGGGCACCTACTCTCCCGGAGATGTTCTTTCTGGAAAAGTGACAGTGGTGACCAGCAAGGAAATCAAAGTGCAGAGTTTTTTGGTCAGAGCCAAAGGAAAAGCTAAAGTCACCTGGAATGAACAGGAAGGACAACCCCCCGCTGTCCATAGTGACAagaagaaatacttttttttcaaacatattattcttcaggacaaaaacaaaggagatg GTTCTGAAATCATGGGACCGGGAACAAATGTGTATCCTTTCAGCTTTGTGATTCCAAACAG AGACATGCCTTCATCCTATAAAGGCAAATGGGGTGAGATCACATACAGTCTGAGAGCACATCTGACTCAGTCCATCTGGCTCgtacacaaaaccaaaactgaattcCCTTTTCTGACCAAGTCCGAGTTTCCTTTCGCCTCCAAATCGGAAATGATAATCATCGGCCTAAAG GAGCAGCAGTCTGCCACCAGGATTTCATTCGCTGCCTCTGGAAAGGTTACGATGACGGTGACCTCTGAAAAAATGGGCTTAAAGCAAG GTGAGGCTATGGGAGTCTTTGTGGAGGTGCTCAACGAGTCGGCGCGCTCAGTAACGCCCAAATTCTACGTGTGTGAGAAGCAGACGTTTGTAGCGCAGTCAAAGAAGAGAGTGCACACAAAAGACATCCTGTTTGGGACAGGAGACTCTGTTCCGGCTGAGAGCAGTCGCTCTACAACCAAAGTTTTGATTATCCCTCAACATCTGCCCGCTACCTTCTTCAACTGCTGCATGATGAAGCTCGAGTACAGAATCAAG GTCACGCTCGACGTTCCTCCGGTGAGAGGCCAAGAAATCAGACTCCCTCTGGTCATCCTGAAGGGTTCGCCAAAGCCTCGTCAGCAAAAACCAAAGAGGTCCATTTGGTTCAGAAAACTTCCTGGTTAA
- the LOC108234491 gene encoding arrestin domain-containing protein 3, translated as MTIKNFQIEYDAINSRNTFTNGDTINGRIILEVDKEIKIQSLVFKAKGKAQACWTQHYRHDQSNVWFSDEKYYSIKQDILKEAAETGSEVIEKGQHVFPFSFKIPNGKKIPSSFWSIFGRIIHKLKAELKQPMKVTRKAKIHFTFVSKADLSTPGLMVPQHMHRDKSIVFSPGNVTMDVYIKKKGYIPGEDMKVTVKVNNCSRRSVQPHFVLYEKKSFFGANRSKVETREILRAKAEAVDSCSGKKIVTKVIPIPKDLPPSILNCSLVKLEYKLKIYLNIICASDPKVKLPIIVLPDESDGSLPPSYDSFGFEALGNQNQPPQSPASQATNPPPSYEAFEMYPIFPSAEDQTENGRTLEYRSLTIL; from the exons ATGACCATCAAAAACTTTCAAATTGAATACGACGCCATCAACAGCAGGAATACTTTTACAAACGGAGATACCATTAATGGGAGGATCATCCTGGAAGTGGACAAGGAAATAAAGATCCAGTCGCTCGTTTTTAAGGCTAAAGGGAAAGCTCAGGCTTGCTGGACTCAGCATTACAGACACGACCAAAgtaatgtttggttttctgacGAGAAGTATTACAGTATAAAACAGGACATCTTaaaggaagcagcagaaaccG gCAGTGAAGTCATTGAAAAAGGACAACATGTATTTCCTTTCAGCTTCAAGATACCCAACGG aaaaaaaataccgTCGTCTTTCTGGTCCATCTTTGGCAGAATTATTCATAAGCTGAAGGCAGAGCTTAAGCAGCCAATGAAGGTGACAAGAAAAGCTAAAATCCACTTCACCTTTGTGTCCAAAGCAGACTTGAGCACCCCAGGACTCATG gTTCCTCAACATATGCACCGGGATAAAAGCATCGTTTTTAGTCCTGGAAACGTTACAATGGATGTCTATATTAAGAAGAAGGGATACATACCTG GTGAGGACATGAAGGTGACAGTTAAAGTCAATAATTGCTCCAGGCGCTCAGTCCAGCCCCATTTTGTGCTGTATGAAAAGAAGAGCTTCTTTGGTGCAAACCGCAGTAAAGTTGAAACACGTGAGATCCTCAGGGCAAAAGCTGAAGCTGTGGATTCCTGCTCTGGCAAAAAAATTGTGACAAAGGTCATCCCCATTCCTAAAGATCTGCCGCCGTCCATTTTGAACTGCAGTCTCGTCAAGCTTGAGTACAAGCTGAAG atCTACCTAAATATCATTTGTGCCTCGGACCCAAAGGTGAAATTGCCTATCATTGTCCTACCTGATGAGTCAGATGGAAGTCTACCACCTTCTTACGATAGCTTTGGATTTGAAGCACTTGGAAACCAAAACCAGCCACCCCAGAGCCCCGCATCGCAAGCTACCAATCCTCCACCATCCTACGAAGCATTTGAAATGTACCCCATCTTTCCGTCTGCAGAAGATCAGACTGAGAACGGCAGAACATTAGAATATAGATCATTAACCATCCTATGA
- the LOC108234490 gene encoding piggyBac transposable element-derived protein 4-like, whose amino-acid sequence MATARKGRELFTILETSADTESSTERHGRDSPLNLSADVKWFEIANRIKPDSDEEDEGEAGEVEDGEEGENGLGGGGGGGAAEAADAASLIAGGGCNIILVTGSAANGIVKHDDEDYGDYSTNCSDTTSNDSDIDFSDLEEEEEERGSFFSLEEDLDPDCAAADFWGEPDQVISIEPFSAVCGPQHSLGDEADTRDYFRILFPDSLFEHMVEQTNNYALYRQRRSGKSDPHWHPTDVREMRAYVGLNILMGINQLPDTGMYWASDIFIGNAGFKKTMTARRFEKLTQYLQLCDRETEPGRGERGYDGLFKIRPLLDVVENTMWDAYAPNRCLTIDQSAIVTKRRFSPTQCVSPKPLRKGLTVWMLCDSRSGYCHRTKIYVGKPSEDKTALTLGYRVVTSLVRGLERQYHHLFMDSFFTSVPLLQRLLRDGLYACGPTQPGRKGYPEVLRPRNVGKLCQGEFYQCQRGNLVATVTRDVKMVSCLSTNSAPGIVGISPGQQQQQDADRDGESDSLDSSCLSFGVTRPLPLLLYQENMRGVDLCDQLRECYQVGRPCKKWWRYFLWFYVNLCIVNAYIITRESRGGTPPAGFNGKQFAQRHFRMRLAQQLIGDYQGARGMERAARKRHADSPIEYGHRLERMSERSRRCRNCTNKGLRHESVFGCKICNVHLCRGGCFSEFHK is encoded by the coding sequence ATGGCGACGGCAAGAAAAGGGAGAGAGCTTTTTACTATTTTGGAAACTAGCGCGGACACAGAAAGTAGCACGGAGCGCCACGGCCGCGACTCTCCGCTTAACCTCTCCGCCGATGTGAAGTGGTTCGAGATCGCCAACAGGATAAAGCCGGACTCGGACGAGGAAGACGAGGGAGAAGCAGGGGAGGTGGAGGACGGCGAGGAGGGGGAGAATGGactcggcggcggcggcggcggcggcgcggCGGAGGCTGCAGACGCAGCCAGCCTCATCGCGGGGGGAGGCTGCAACATAATCCTGGTGACCGGCAGCGCCGCGAACGGGATCGTCAAGCACGACGACGAGGACTATGGCGATTATTCCACCAACTGCTCGGACACCACCTCGAACGACTCGGACATCGATTTCTCCGatttggaggaggaggaggaggagcgcgGCAGCTTTTTCAGCCTCGAGGAGGACCTGGACCCGGACTGCGCGGCCGCCGACTTCTGGGGCGAACCCGACCAGGTCATCTCCATCGAGCCATTCTCAGCCGTCTGTGGCCCTCAGCACTCGCTGGGGGATGAAGCTGACACCCGTGACTATTTCCGGATACTCTTCCCAGATTCTCTTTTTGAACACATGgtggaacaaacaaacaattacgCCCTCTATCGGCAAAGGAGGAGCGGGAAATCCGACCCCCACTGGCACCCCACTGATGTCAGAGAGATGAGAGCCTATGTGGGTCTGAACATCCTGATGGGCATCAACCAGCTCCCAGACACCGGTATGTACTGGGccagtgacatttttattggGAACGCGGGCTTTAAGAAGACGATGACGGCCAGGCGCTTCGAGAAACTCACCCAGTATCTGCAGCTGTGTGACCGGGAGACCGAGCCGGGCCGAGGGGAGCGCGGCTACGACGGCCTCTTCAAGATCAGGCCTCTCCTCGATGTGGTGGAGAACACCATGTGGGACGCGTACGCGCCCAACCGCTGCTTGACCATAGACCAGAGCGCCATTGTCACAAAGAGACGCTTCTCCCCCACCCAGTGCGTGTCCCCCAAGCCCCTGAGGAAGGGGCTGACGGTGTGGATGCTGTGCGACTCCCGCTCAGGCTACTGCCACCGCACCAAGATCTACGTAGGCAAGCCAAGTGAAGACAAAACGGCGCTCACCCTGGGCTACAGGGTGGTGACCTCGCTCGTGCGCGGCCTGGAGCGTCAGTACCACCATCTCTTCATGGACAGCTTCTTCACCTCGGTGCCCCTCCTCCAGAGGCTGCTGAGGGACGGGCTGTACGCCTGCGGGCCCACTCAGCCCGGGCGCAAAGGCTACCCGGAAGTCCTCCGGCCTCGTAACGTCGGCAAGCTGTGCCAGGGGGAGTTCTACCAGTGTCAGCGGGGCAACCTGGTCGCGACGGTGACGCGGGACGTGAAGATGGTCAGCTGTCTGTCCACCAACTCTGCCCCAGGGATCGTGGGCATCAGCCccggccagcagcagcagcaggacgcCGACAGGGACGGCGAGAGCGACAGCCTGGACAGCTCATGTCTGTCCTTTGGGGTCACCCGGCCTTTGCCCCTGCTGCTGTACCAGGAGAACATGAGGGGGGTGGATTTGTGCGACCAGCTGAGGGAGTGCTACCAGGTTGGGCGGCCGTGCAAGAAGTGGTGGCGCTACTTCCTGTGGTTCTATGTCAACCTGTGCATCGTCAACGCCTACATCATCACCCGGGAGAGCCGAGGGGGCACGCCACCGGCGGGCTTCAACGGCAAGCAGTTCGCCCAGCGCCACTTCCGCATGCGCCTGGCGCAGCAGCTGATCGGCGACTACCAGGGGGCGAGGGGCATGGAGCGGGCGGCGCGCAAGAGGCACGCCGACTCGCCCATCGAGTACGGACACCGGCTGGAGCGCATGTCGGAGCGCTCCCGCCGCTGCAGGAACTGCACGAACAAGGGCCTGCGACACGAAAGCGTGTTCGGCTGCAAGATATGCAACGTCCACCTATGCAGGGGTGGCTGCTTCTCGgagtttcataaataa